The Gordonia mangrovi genome includes the window CCCACATTACCCGCGGATACCCGAGCGGCGCCGCGGCAACCACCACCGCTTTCACCGGGAGGTTCGACGATGACCCAGACCGCACCCACCCACGACCCGTCCGTCGACGAGAAGCTGCACGAATGGATCACCACGTTCGGCGCGGACTCTGCCGACGCCGCGTACCTGCTGGCCGACCGGCATGACCCGGCTGCGGTCGCGTTCACCACCATCGACATCGACGACGACGACGAGCTGGTGACCGTCGATCTCACCTACGGCGAGTTGGCCGACGCGTCCAAGCGGTTTGCCGCCGCGCTCGCCGAGTTGGGGGTCGGTCGGGGCGACCGAGTCGGTGTGCTGATGGGCAAACGCGCCGAGCTGGTGGTGTCGCTGCTGGCGATCGCCCGCCTCGGCGCCGTCTACGTCCCGCTGTTCACCGCTTTCGCCACGCCGGCCATCGAGATGCGGCTGACCGCCGGTGATGCGCGGGTGGTGATCACCGAACCCGGTCAGGTCGACAAACTCGACGGGATCGACGGCATCCGGACCATCGTGGCCGGCGACGAATTCGACGGGCTCGTCGCCGCACACGAGCCGGTCGCCGAATCCGTCGCGGTGGGCGGTGACGGCATGCTGATCCTGCTGTTCACCAGCGGCACCACCGGCGCCCCCAAGGGTGTGCCGGTGCCGGTGCGGGCGCTGGCGGCGTTCAGCTGCTACATGCACTACGGCCTCGACGTGAACGCCGACGACGTGTTCTGGAACGCGGCCGATCCCGGCTGGGCGTACGGCCTGTACTACGGCATCCTCGGTCCGATGGCGATCGGTCGGCGAAACCTGTTGCTGCACGCCGGTTTCTCGCCTGAGGTCACCGCGCAGGTCCTCCGCGAGCTGGGTGTCACGAACTTCGCCGCCGCGCCGACGGTGTACCGCTCACTGTCGAAGGATCCGTCGTTCACCGGTTTCGCGCTGCGTCGCGCCTCGTCGGCGGGTGAACCGCTGACCCCGGATGTGATCGACTGGGCACGGGAGACCCTGCAGACCGAGGTGCGCGACCACTATGGGCAGACCGAGCACGGCATGTTCATCAACAACCACTGGCATCCCGACGTCGCGCAGCCACTGGTGCCCGGATCGATGGGGAGCCCGATGCCCGGTTTCGCCACCGGCATCGTCGACGGCCAGATCGCCATCGACGTCGCGCACAGCCCGCTGCTGTTCTTCACCGGCTACCTCGACGCCCCGGACAAGACCGCCGCGCGCTTCACCCCCGACGGCGCCTGGTATCTGACCGGCGACACCGGCCGCAAGGATGACGACGGACGCTACTACTTCACCGCCCGCGACGACGACGTGATCATCATGGCCGGCTACCGGATCGGGCCGTTCGACGTGGAGAGTGTCCTCATCACCCACCCGTCGGTGGTCGACGTCGCGGTGGTGGGCCGCCCCGACGAGCTGCGCGGTGAGGTTCTCGAGGCGTTCGTGGTGCTCGCCGAAGGGGTCGACGGTACCGACGCGCTGGAGGCCGAACTGCAGCAACTGGTCAAGACCGGTTTCGCCGCGCACGCCTACCCGCGCACGGTCCACTTCGTCGATGCGCTGCCCAAGACCCCGAGCGGCAAGATCCAGCGCTTCATCCTGCGTAAACAGCCCTGAAATCAGTTGATCAGACGTAGCAGGAATCGTCGCCGGGCGGCGATTCTCGCTACGTTTGCGCGCCGAGGGTTGCGGACGCGTCGGGACGAGGGGCAGCGGTGTCGAGCAGGCTCACCTCGATCGGCACCCCGGTCATATTGGCCATCCCGGCGAGACGTTCGAGGTCGCCGGGGTCCGACGAGATCAGCGCATTCACGTTGACCCCGCCGCTGCCGAGGTCATTGGCCGCGGCGCTGTTGGCGCGGGTCCACCCGCCGGAACCGTTGTGGCCCCAGCCATGCGGGATCGCGACCACACCGGGTTTGATGTCGTCGGTGATCGTCGCCGGCAACTCCACGTGCCCGTGTGCCGATCGCACCACCACGAGGTCGCCCTCGGCGATGCCGCGCTGCTCCGCGTCGTCGGGATGCATCCGCGCGGCGTGCTCGCGCCCGCCGCGCAGCAGCATCGGGGCGTTGTGCTGCCAGCTGTTCTCGGACCGGATCTCGCGCATACCGATCAGCCGCAGCGGAAGTCGCGGATCGGCCGCGTCGGCCAGTCGGTCGAATTCGGCCAGCAGCTCGGGGGCGTCGAGGTGGATCTTGCGGTCGCGGTGGATGATGGTGTCCCGTAACTGTCCGGGTGCCAGACCGTCGGCGACGACGACGCCATGCGGCTCGTCCCGCACCAGCCTGCGGTAGGTCAACCCGCCACGGCGCAGACCGAAGCGGTTGCCGCCCACACCCATCCGCACCACCACATCGGACAACCGCTCGGGGTTCCACATCCGGCCGACCCGGGCCGACACGGTGTTCATGGCATGCAGCGCACCCAATGCCGGCACTCGGCGGGACAAGGCGGCGACCAGTTCGTTGATCACGGTCCACTCCTCCCGCGCCTCGCCGCGTGGGGAGATCACCGGATCGGTGGCCTGCTTGAACGGGGTGGTGAACAGCGCCTGGAACGGCAACAGGAAATCGCCGCGCTCGTACATGGTGGTGGCGGGCAGGATGTAGTCGGCATGCGCGTTGGTCTCGTTGCGGTAGATGTCCAACGACACCATCAGCTCCAGGTCGTCGAGCGCACTGCTCAACTCGGCACCGTTGGGCACCGACAACACCGGGTTGCCCGCGCTGACGAACAACGCCCGCAGCTGCCCTCGCCCGCGTGTGGTGATCTCCTTGGCCATCACCGATGCCGGCGCGGTGCCCAGAACCTGCGGCAGATTCCCGACACGGCTCCGTCGACCCGCCCACGCGAAGCGCGAGAAGTGCTGCAGCGCCGTGACTCCGGCGCGTTGACCGGGAATGCCCAGATCGCCGAACATGGCGCCGCCGACGACGTCGAGGTTGCCGGCGACGAGATTCACCATGTCCAGCAGCGCGGTGGTCAGAGTGCCGGCGCGGCCCAGTGAGGTGCCGATCCGGCCGTACACGGCGGCGCGTTCGGTGTGCACCAGTGAGCGTGCGAGCGCCCGGACCGTGCCGGCGTCGATGTCGGTGCGCGCAGCCGTCGTCTCGGGCGGGTACTCGGCGACGATGTCCTTGAGCGTGTCGAGTCCGGCGGCTTGTTGCCGTAGTCGGGACTCATCGGCGAGTTCCTCGTCGAACATCACGTGCAGCAGTGACAGCAGCAACAGCGCGTCGGTGTCCGGCACGATGGGCAGCCATTCGTGTTCGCGGGCGGTCTCGGTGTGCCGCGGATCGATCACCAACACCCGGCCACCGCGTGCGGTGATCGCGTTGAGCCCCTCCCGGATGCGCGGCGAACTCATCACGCTGCCGTGGGAGACCACCGGGTTGGCGCCCATGATGACCAGCAGATCGACCCGGTTGATGTCCGGGATGGGCGCCGCCACCGGGTTGCCGTACAGGAAATGGCTGGCCACGAACCGGTTGTTGACGTCCTGCGAACCCGCCGAATAGACGTGCGGTGTCCCGAGCAGATTCGTGAATGTCGCGGTCCACAGGGTGTGACCGGTGGAGAAGGTCGCCGGATTACCGAAGTACCACCCGATCCCCGAACTCCCGTGCCGCCGATGCACTTGTCGCAGACGGTCGCCGATCTCGGCGAGCGCGGTGTCCCAGGAGACCTGTTCGAACTCGCCGTCGGGGGTGCGACGCAGCGGATGCAGCACCCGATCGGGGTCGTTCACGATCTCGGTGAAGGCGATGCCCTTGGGACAGGCGAAACCCTTCGAGAGTGGATGCTGTTTGTCCGGTCGCAACGAGATGAGTTCGTCGTTGTCGACGGTCGCGATCATCCCGCAGAGCGGCTCGCAGATCCGGCAGTAGGTCACCTTTTCCTGACGCATGGGGACTCCCCTGGGCTGATGGCGTTCAGATCGATCTGACAACAAGTGTTGCACGATGCCGAGGCCGTCATGGCCGAATGGCCTCGACCGGCACCGTCTCGGCGCGCGCCGAGATCGTGTTGCCGAAACCGATCTGCGCCTGCCGGCGGGCGTGGTCGAGGGTCATCGCACCACGTTCGACCAGTCCGACCACGCCGATGACGAGCATCGTGATCTGGCCGGCCGCGAACACCGGGTCGAGTCGGCGGTCGATCTCGCCGCCGTGCTGGCCTCGCCGGATCGCCTTGATCACCGGCGCGGTGGCGCGGGCCTCGACGTCGAACAGCGCGGGATCGGTGCGGTGATACATCAGGATGAAGCGGTATCGCTCGCCGATGGTGATCGCATCGTCGAGAAAGGTCCGCAGCGCCGGCAGCACCGGCCCATCGGCCGGCAGACGACGCGCGATGGCGGCCGAGTCGTCGAGAGCCTGGGCATGCAGCGCGCTCAACAACTGATCGCGGTTGGTGAAGTGCCGATAGAGGGTCGCCCGGTTGACGCCGGACGCTTGGGCGATCTGTTGCATCGACGCATTCGGCGCGCTGCCGAGCAGTCCGATCGCACCGGTGATGATGGCGGCGCGGTTGCGTTCCACGTCGGCGCGAACTTGCGTGGCGTGCGTCACAGGCATAGCGTACATGCAACACCGATGTCGCATTTCTGCGACGGCGGTGGTAGCCGGTGCGCTGGCGTGCAGCGGTCGGGGCCGCACGCCAGGCAGCACGGCGCATCGTCGGGTCTCCGTTGCGGCCGTGCACGATTCGCTGTCTGGACACTTGTCGAATCCGCGACATTCGTCGTCCCGGCGAACTACCGTGACGCTCAACGGTGTGGTGGGCGTGCATCCTTGCGCCCACCGCGATCGGGCGTCGCTCGAGGAGGAGGTTGCGATGACAGAGATCGATACCGGAGGTGCCCCGGCGCCCGGAGATCCGGACGAGTTCTACGACGTGATCATCCTCGGGGCGGGCCTGTCCGGCATCGACGCCGCCTACCGCCTGACGCAGGAGAACCCGAGCCTGCGCTACCTCATCCTGGAGCGCCGGGAGCGCATCGGTGGCACCTGGGACCTCTTCCGCTACCCCGGTATCCGCTCCGACAGCGACATCTACACCCTCAGCTTTCCGTTCGAGCCGTGGCATCGACCTGAGGCCCTGGCCCAGGGCGCCGACATCCGCAACTACGTCGCCGAGACCGCTGAGAAGCACGGCATCGCCCCACACATCCGCTTCGGGCAGCAGGTCACCACCGCCGACTGGGATTCGGCCACCGACACCTGGACGATCTCGGCAACCGAAGGCGACGTACCCCGCCGCTATCGCACCCGTTTCGTCTACTTCGCCACCGGTTACTACAACTACGACGAGCCCTACACTCCCAGGTTCACCGGGATCGACGACTTCACCGGCACCGTGGTCCACCCGCAGCACTGGCCGGAAGACCTCGACCACGCCGGCAAACGCATCGTCGTCATCGGCAGCGGCGCCACCGCCGTCAGCCTGATCCCCTCGCTGGCCAAGACCGCCGCCCATGTGACGATGTTGCAGCGTTCGCCGTCCTACATCGTGTCGATGTCTCAGACCCAGCGGCTCAATCCGCTGATCCGGAAGGTGTTGCCCGCCAAGGCGGCGCATCAGGTGATCCGGACGCGGTACGCCGCGCAGACGGCCGCGATGGTGCACGGACTGCACCGCTTTCCCAAGGTCGGCCGCAAACTCCTCACCAACGGTGTGCGCAAGGAACTTCCGGACAACTACCCGGTGGATGTGCACTTCAATCCGTCCTATGACCCGTGGGATCAGCGCATGTGCATGGTGCCCGACGCCGATCTGTTCGAGCAGATCTCGGCGGGTTCGGTGGAGATGGTGACCGACCATATCGACCGGATCGATGCCACCGGCGTCTCGTTGCAGTCGGGACGTCATCTCGACGCCGACATCATCGTCACCGCCACCGGACTCAACCTGCAGGCCTTCGGCGGTGTCCGCATCCGGGTGGACGACGCCGAGATCAAGCCCCACGACCGGTTCGTCTTCAAATCGCACCTCCTCGAAGACGTCCCGAACCTGGCGTGGTCGGTCGGCTACACCAACGCATCGTGGACATTGCGGGCCGACATGACCGCCCGGGCGGTCGCCAAGTTGCTGCACTACATGCGGACCCACGGTTACACCCACGCCTACCCACACCTCGGTGAGGTGTCCATGCCGGCGCAGCCGCTGTGGGACCTCGAGGCCGGCTATGTACTCCGTGCACCCGAGGCGCTGCCGAAGTCGGGCACCCACGGCTACTGGAAGGTGCGGCACAACTACTACCGCGATGCCATCGACCACTACACCGACGACATCGAGAAGTCGATGGTATTCGGGCGCGCGGCGGTCGCTGCTCCCTCAGCCTGACTGTCCGTCGGCGACGCGGATCACCCGGCTGTGCCAGCCGGTCGCGCCGTCGGGGATCGGGGCGACGCGCTGCTCGGGCTGTACCCGGCCGGCGCCGTCGGTGGCCCGGCAGTACAGGGTGTGCTGACCGGGCGCGGCATCCCAGTCGAAGGTCCATTGCCGCCAGGTGTCGATGGAGTACTGCTCCGCGAGTTGCGCAGGCCGCCACGGGCCGTCGTCGACCCGAACCTCCACCGCACTGATCCCGCGATGCTGTGCCCACGCGGTGCCGGCGACCAGGACACGACCGGCCGGCTGCGTCGACAGCGGCGCGGGCCGGTCGATCCGTGAGGCGGTCTTGATCGGCGCACGCACCCCCCATCCGCGTTCGGTCCAGTAGGCCTGCGCGCGGTCGAAGCGGGTGATCTCCCAGTCCGTCACCCACTTGCAGGCCGACACGTAGCCGTACAGGCCGGGAACCACCTGGCGCACCGGGTAGCCGTGTTCCAGAGGGAGGGGCTCGCCGTTCATCCCGATGACGAGCAGCGCGTCACGTCCGTCTGTGACTGCGGCCAGCGGGGTGCCCGAGGTCCAGCCGTCCACGCTCGTGGACAGCAGCATGTCGGCGTCATCGGAGACCCCGACGCGGTCGAGGATGTCGCGCATCGGCACGCCGAGCCAGCGGGCGTTGCCGGCCAGGTCACCACCGACCTCGTTGGACACGCAGGTCAGCGTGATGACGCGTTCGGTCATCGTCATCGCGAGCAGGTCGTCCCAGTCGAGCGTGAGCTCATCGTCGACCATGCCGTGCACCCGAAGTCGCCAGTCCCGGTTGCTGAGCCGGGGTACCTGTAGCGCGGTGTCGATGCGGTAGAAGTCGGCGTTGTCGGTGACGAACGCAGTGGCACCCTCGATCTGTAGAGTCGCCCCCGCAGGGATCGGCTCGGCGGGCGAGGCGGGCGCGGGCAGCACCAGTCGTCGGCGTTCGGCGAGTACATCGCCGGCGCGCGACAGTTGCCGCGCCACCAGCGTGGACGCCGCCGACGCTGCGCCGACCAGTGCGGCGGCGGTCAGGAACTGCCGACGGTTCCACCCGCCCTCGGATGGTGCTGTGCGCGACCCGGCACACAGCACCACCAGCACGACCCCGGCGACGATGCCGGCGGTCAGCGGCGGCAACAGGAACGACGCCTCGGACGTCGGCCGCGTCAATGCCGCCACGATCCCGAATCCGGCGAACACCGCGACCACCGCGACCCCCCACGGCGGCCGTCGCACCTGGACGATCCCGGCGACGACGGCCAACAGCAGCAACGCGGCGCCCACGCCCACCATCAGCGCGGGTTTGTCGGCTGTGCCGAAGGTGTCGATGGCCCATTCCCGCGCGAAGGCGGGGGCCTGATCCACCAGGAACGCGGCCACCGCCTGATACGGCGATGCGTACGGCGACACCACGGCAGCCACCAGTTCGCCGGTCGCCACTCCCGCCGCCACCGCGAGAACACCGGCCAGGGCGGCGCGCAGTTCGGTCTCGGCCCTCATGAACAACTCCCCTCGCCGCGGCACCTCGGCTGCGGCACCTTGTGTGGGCAGCCATTCGGACGCGACAGCTGAGCGGATTGGTGGGCGGCGCTGAACTGCGTCAACGACCGGATTTTGAAATCGCGCGAATCCGACCCATCCGGCAGCACCGGTGCGCCGAATCACCTACAACCCGCCACGCGGCGGGGTGTCAACCACAGATTGGATCGATCATGGCTCTCAAGCGAATTCATCGTGTTCTGACGGCGGCGGCAGGTGTCACACTCGCCGTCGGACTCGTCGCCGGCTGCTCGTCCGACGATGACTCCTCGTCCGAGACGACCGCCGCGACCAGCGCACCCATGACCAGCATGGAATCCGAAAGTGATTCGGCCACTGCCGCATCCGGCCTCGTCGGTCCCGGCTGTGCGGCGTACGCGGAGGCGAATCCGACCGGCCCGGCATCCGTCGACGGTATGGCCGCCGAACCGGTGGCCACTGCCGCCTCCAACAATCCGATGCTCACCACCTTGACCCAGGCGGTGTCCGGAGAGCTCAATCCCGAAGTGAACCTGGTGGATACGCTCAACAACGGCGAGTACACCGTCTTCGCGCCGACCGATGATGCGTTCGCGAAGCTGCCCCCGGAGACCATCGAGGCCCTGCAGACCGACGCCACGATGCTGACCGACATCCTCACCTACCACGTGGTTGATGGTCAGGCCGGCCCGGATGCGATCGCCGGTGAGCACGAGACCCTGCAGGGGCAGTCCGTCGAGGTCACCGGTGAAGGCGAGGAGTGGATGGTCAACGACGCGGCCGTCGTGTGCGGTGGAGTCCAGACCGCCAACGCCACCGTCTATCTGATCGACACGGTGCTCACGCCGCCGGCGGAGTGATCCTCCTGCCGCCGGTCAAGACGCTCGTCCTGATGGTCGAGTAGCGACGAACGAAGTCGTTCCCCGCCCGCTGGTCGAGTAGCGACGAACGAAGTGAGGAGCGTATCGAGACCCCAAGGCCTCGATACGCTCCTCATCGTGTCGATTCGAGGTACTACATCACCTCACCGGACCAGCTCCCGCAGTGACAAGCCCGCCGGGACATCGCCGTGCCGAAAGTAGTGCACGAAAACCTCGCCGGCGTCTTCTGCGGTGAACACCTCGTCGGGTGTCACACGGTAGGTGTGGTCACCGACCTTGATCTCAACCGTCGACCCGGACTCAGAACCCTCACCGCGGCCGAGGGTGTACTGGCGGTACGAGCCGTCGGATTCCTTTCGCCGCAGCTCGAGGGTCATCGCCTCGGCGCTTCCACCAGCTTGCAGGAATGCGGACAGAGATTCGTCGCGTTCCTGTTCACTGAGATCGTCGAACCATTCCTGGCGGACGAGGCGTGACAGGATGAGGTGATTCCGGTCGCCGCCGTCGAGCACGGTCAGCGGAGTCTTGAGGAACCGAGGGAGGGTGTCAGGTCCCATCGTTACCCGACGCCCGTCCGAGAACTCTTGGATGTGCGTAGGTTTCATCGGCTCGCCTCCTTCGCGGTCACGGTTCATCCCAGACGCCGGTTATCTTAACCGTGGTGCCATCGGGCAGTCGCACGCTCGCCGGCGTTTCAGGACTCACACGCGCGTCGAACTCCTTCTGCTGCCGGGTCTTGGACGCGCCTCCGCTCTTCACCTCGATACCTGTGTATGTTCCGTCTCCGTTGGGCATCAACCCGTCGTAGAACCGGCCATGTTTGCCACCTGGGATTGTTGCTTGGCGCTGGTCCCGAATGATGGGCACCTTCTGGTCCTTTTCCAGTTCATCAAGGATTCTCTTCTCTTCATCCTTGCCGCTTCGACCATCGTTGCCCTTGGCATAGCGGCCCAACGAGTCGCGGCCATCGCCTCGGTCGCGGCGGTCATCCGCTTTCGGCTGTTCGTTCGACGGAGCTCGCTCGGATGTCCTCGGAGCGGGCGATTTGGGCGCGACCCTGGGCGGCACCACGGGCCTCGGCAACGGGAGGCCCCCGATTCGCGGCGGATTGATCTCCCGCGGACAGA containing:
- a CDS encoding AMP-binding protein, encoding MTQTAPTHDPSVDEKLHEWITTFGADSADAAYLLADRHDPAAVAFTTIDIDDDDELVTVDLTYGELADASKRFAAALAELGVGRGDRVGVLMGKRAELVVSLLAIARLGAVYVPLFTAFATPAIEMRLTAGDARVVITEPGQVDKLDGIDGIRTIVAGDEFDGLVAAHEPVAESVAVGGDGMLILLFTSGTTGAPKGVPVPVRALAAFSCYMHYGLDVNADDVFWNAADPGWAYGLYYGILGPMAIGRRNLLLHAGFSPEVTAQVLRELGVTNFAAAPTVYRSLSKDPSFTGFALRRASSAGEPLTPDVIDWARETLQTEVRDHYGQTEHGMFINNHWHPDVAQPLVPGSMGSPMPGFATGIVDGQIAIDVAHSPLLFFTGYLDAPDKTAARFTPDGAWYLTGDTGRKDDDGRYYFTARDDDVIIMAGYRIGPFDVESVLITHPSVVDVAVVGRPDELRGEVLEAFVVLAEGVDGTDALEAELQQLVKTGFAAHAYPRTVHFVDALPKTPSGKIQRFILRKQP
- a CDS encoding molybdopterin-containing oxidoreductase family protein, which gives rise to MRQEKVTYCRICEPLCGMIATVDNDELISLRPDKQHPLSKGFACPKGIAFTEIVNDPDRVLHPLRRTPDGEFEQVSWDTALAEIGDRLRQVHRRHGSSGIGWYFGNPATFSTGHTLWTATFTNLLGTPHVYSAGSQDVNNRFVASHFLYGNPVAAPIPDINRVDLLVIMGANPVVSHGSVMSSPRIREGLNAITARGGRVLVIDPRHTETAREHEWLPIVPDTDALLLLSLLHVMFDEELADESRLRQQAAGLDTLKDIVAEYPPETTAARTDIDAGTVRALARSLVHTERAAVYGRIGTSLGRAGTLTTALLDMVNLVAGNLDVVGGAMFGDLGIPGQRAGVTALQHFSRFAWAGRRSRVGNLPQVLGTAPASVMAKEITTRGRGQLRALFVSAGNPVLSVPNGAELSSALDDLELMVSLDIYRNETNAHADYILPATTMYERGDFLLPFQALFTTPFKQATDPVISPRGEAREEWTVINELVAALSRRVPALGALHAMNTVSARVGRMWNPERLSDVVVRMGVGGNRFGLRRGGLTYRRLVRDEPHGVVVADGLAPGQLRDTIIHRDRKIHLDAPELLAEFDRLADAADPRLPLRLIGMREIRSENSWQHNAPMLLRGGREHAARMHPDDAEQRGIAEGDLVVVRSAHGHVELPATITDDIKPGVVAIPHGWGHNGSGGWTRANSAAANDLGSGGVNVNALISSDPGDLERLAGMANMTGVPIEVSLLDTAAPRPDASATLGAQT
- a CDS encoding TetR/AcrR family transcriptional regulator; this encodes MPVTHATQVRADVERNRAAIITGAIGLLGSAPNASMQQIAQASGVNRATLYRHFTNRDQLLSALHAQALDDSAAIARRLPADGPVLPALRTFLDDAITIGERYRFILMYHRTDPALFDVEARATAPVIKAIRRGQHGGEIDRRLDPVFAAGQITMLVIGVVGLVERGAMTLDHARRQAQIGFGNTISARAETVPVEAIRP
- a CDS encoding flavin-containing monooxygenase codes for the protein MTEIDTGGAPAPGDPDEFYDVIILGAGLSGIDAAYRLTQENPSLRYLILERRERIGGTWDLFRYPGIRSDSDIYTLSFPFEPWHRPEALAQGADIRNYVAETAEKHGIAPHIRFGQQVTTADWDSATDTWTISATEGDVPRRYRTRFVYFATGYYNYDEPYTPRFTGIDDFTGTVVHPQHWPEDLDHAGKRIVVIGSGATAVSLIPSLAKTAAHVTMLQRSPSYIVSMSQTQRLNPLIRKVLPAKAAHQVIRTRYAAQTAAMVHGLHRFPKVGRKLLTNGVRKELPDNYPVDVHFNPSYDPWDQRMCMVPDADLFEQISAGSVEMVTDHIDRIDATGVSLQSGRHLDADIIVTATGLNLQAFGGVRIRVDDAEIKPHDRFVFKSHLLEDVPNLAWSVGYTNASWTLRADMTARAVAKLLHYMRTHGYTHAYPHLGEVSMPAQPLWDLEAGYVLRAPEALPKSGTHGYWKVRHNYYRDAIDHYTDDIEKSMVFGRAAVAAPSA
- a CDS encoding molybdopterin-dependent oxidoreductase, coding for MRAETELRAALAGVLAVAAGVATGELVAAVVSPYASPYQAVAAFLVDQAPAFAREWAIDTFGTADKPALMVGVGAALLLLAVVAGIVQVRRPPWGVAVVAVFAGFGIVAALTRPTSEASFLLPPLTAGIVAGVVLVVLCAGSRTAPSEGGWNRRQFLTAAALVGAASAASTLVARQLSRAGDVLAERRRLVLPAPASPAEPIPAGATLQIEGATAFVTDNADFYRIDTALQVPRLSNRDWRLRVHGMVDDELTLDWDDLLAMTMTERVITLTCVSNEVGGDLAGNARWLGVPMRDILDRVGVSDDADMLLSTSVDGWTSGTPLAAVTDGRDALLVIGMNGEPLPLEHGYPVRQVVPGLYGYVSACKWVTDWEITRFDRAQAYWTERGWGVRAPIKTASRIDRPAPLSTQPAGRVLVAGTAWAQHRGISAVEVRVDDGPWRPAQLAEQYSIDTWRQWTFDWDAAPGQHTLYCRATDGAGRVQPEQRVAPIPDGATGWHSRVIRVADGQSG
- a CDS encoding fasciclin domain-containing protein, yielding MALKRIHRVLTAAAGVTLAVGLVAGCSSDDDSSSETTAATSAPMTSMESESDSATAASGLVGPGCAAYAEANPTGPASVDGMAAEPVATAASNNPMLTTLTQAVSGELNPEVNLVDTLNNGEYTVFAPTDDAFAKLPPETIEALQTDATMLTDILTYHVVDGQAGPDAIAGEHETLQGQSVEVTGEGEEWMVNDAAVVCGGVQTANATVYLIDTVLTPPAE